A region of Poecile atricapillus isolate bPoeAtr1 chromosome 24, bPoeAtr1.hap1, whole genome shotgun sequence DNA encodes the following proteins:
- the LOC131587996 gene encoding uncharacterized protein LOC131587996, with product MDACPCRGLARHSHAPPALGLGGCPGQQRGARRDGRMLTMRPPGSWGRWCPPTPQAGHRRRPSPAPPRPPWGDGVQVLTPRRGDQVRRQLCRHLEGRHPPLWTQDHRDLEVQGPSAAHTSSRDPPRHPKHRDSTADPTPYPAGGSGLHWGFTSKQGFFSPLRGHGAPPKAGECKEGLCQCHAAGTWIATGKLRQEQGGQPGVLMETGSCSQPLQRTEASCSAPGSHPAAPISGYTAAQAPRDGDRSTRVSLHPPTPHWHHRPLGAHTPIDTPMFALPPRRGAFH from the exons ATGGACGCGTGCCCGTGCCGAGGGCTCGCTCGGCACAGCCATGCTCCCCCggcgctggggctggggggctgcccggggcagcAACGGGGCGCCCGCCGGGACGGGAGGATGCTGACAATGCGCCCACCGGGGTCCTGGGGCCGCTGGTGCCCACCCACACCCCAGGCCGGGCACCGGCGCCGCCCGAGCCCAGCCCCACCGCGCCCGCCATGGGGTGATGGGGTCCAGGTGCTGACACCGCGCCGGGGCGACCAG GTACGCAGGCAGCTGTGCCGGCACCTGGAGGGGCGGCACCCACCTCTGTGGACACAGGATCACCGCGACTTGGAGGTACAAGGCCCCTCGGCAGCACACACGAgctccagggacccccccaggcaCCCAAAACACCGGGACAGCACTGCAGACCCCACCCCATACCCCGCTGGTGGCAGTGGACTCCACTGGGGTTTCACCTCAAAACAaggttttttctcccccttgAGAGGCCACGGTGCTCCACCAAAAGCTGGGGAGTGTAAAGAAGGGCTCTGCCAGTGCCACGCAGCGGGGACATGGATAGCgacggggaaactgaggcaggagcagggtgggcagcCCGGAGTGCTGATGGaaacagggagctgcagccaaCCACTCCAGAGGACCGAGGCATCCTGTAGTGCCCCAGGCTCCCACCCCGCTGCCCCCATCTCCGGTTACACGGCGGCTCAGGCTCCCCGGGATGGGGACCGGAGCACCCGGGTCTCTCTGCACCCACCCACGCCGCACTGGCACCACCGGCCCCTCGGAGCACACACACCTATAGACACACCAATGTTTGCTCTCCCCCCTCGCCGGGGAGCTTTCCATTAA